Sequence from the Nocardioides exalbidus genome:
CACGTCTTCGCGACGCCTGATCCACGCTCAGGACAGGCGTGAAGCGCCCTGTTTCGGCCTCGTTTCATTCCCGTCAACTTTGCCGACACCCCTTGACCCGTGGTGGCGTCGTCCGCATTGTTGTTCGTGTCACAGAACCGCTGTTCGGCTCATCCGAACACATCGACGCGAGGATCGATCGTGGACGCACTGCTCTCACCCGTGGCCGTCGGGCCGCTGGAGCTGCGCAACCGCGTCGTCGTGCCGGGACACACCACCAACTTCGGCGTGCAGAACCGCCCGACCGCACGCCACGCGGCCTACCACGCCGAGCGCGCCCGCGGCGGCGCCGGCCTGATCATCACCGAGGCGATCCGCGTCCACCCGACCTCCGCGGGCCGCACCCTGAGCCTCGGGTGCTTCGAGGACGCCGCCGTGCCGTCGTACGCCGCCATGGTCGACGCCGTGCACGAGCACGGTGCCGCCTTCTTCGCGCAGATCATGCACGCGGGCCGCCAGGCCAACGGCGAGGCCACCCGCACGGCCGCCTGGTCCGCCTCGCCGATCGCCTGGTCGACCGGTGCCGCGACCCCGCACGCCATGGGCAACGCCGACCTGGCGACCGTCGTCGACAGCTTCGGGGCCGCCGCCCGCCGGATGCGCGAGGCCGGCTTCGACGGCCTCGAGGTGCACGCCGGCCACGGCCACCTGCTCCAGCAGTTCCTCTCCCCGGCGACCAACCAGCGCACCGACGGCTGGGGCGGCGACCTCGACGGCCGGATGCGGCTCACGCGCGAGGTGCTCGCTGCGGCGACCGCCGCGGGCCTGCCGATCGGCCTCCGCGTATCGGCCGACGAGTTCCTCGACGGCGGCCTCGGCCCCGACGACGTGATCGAGATCGTCGAGCGCCTTCGTGCCGACGTCGACCTGGCCTACGTCCACGTCAGCCACTCGGCCTACCAGGCCACCTGGTCGCTCTCCACCCAGATGGCCGACATGAGCTTCGGCCACGCGCCCTTCCGCCACCACGCGGCGCTCTTCAAGAAGGCGCTGCCCGAGCTCCCCGTCATCGCGGTCTGCCGCCTCGACAGCCTCGCCGAGGCCGCCGAGCTCGTCGACGCCGGCGAGGCCGACCTGGTCGCGCTGGCGCGCCCGCACATCGCCGACCCGCACCTCGTCAACAAGCACCGCGACGGCGTCGCCGCCCGCAGCTGCCTGGCCTGCAACCAGGGCTGCATCTCCCGCGTCGAGAAGAGCCTGCCCATCACCTGCCTGGTCAACCCGGAGGTCGGCGCCGAGCAGCAGTGGAACAAGGCCTGGCTCGACCTCGGTGACCCACGACGTCGACGCGTCCTCGTCGTCGGCGGGGGACCGGCCGGCCTGGAGGCCGCCCTCTCCGCCCACCGCGCCGGCGACCGGGTGACCCTCGTCGAGCGCGACGCGCAGCTCGGCGGCCAGGTCCGGATCGCTGCGGCGATGCCGCACCGGGCCCGCCTCGGCCTGATGGTCACCGACGCCGTCCGCGCGATCGAGGACACCGACGTCGAGGTCCTCCTCGGCACCACGCTCACGGCCGAGGAGATCCTTGCCGGCGCGTGGGACGACGTCGTGGTCGCCACCGGCTCGCGCCCGCGCCGCCACGACTTCGGTGCCGGCGTCCCGGTGTGGACGTCCGTCGAGACGGCCGGGAAGGTCGCGGCGCTCGACGACCTCACCGGCACGACCGTCGCGGTCTGGGACGAGGAGGGCGACTGGGCGGCCGCCTCGCTGGTCGAGGGCCTCGTCGCCTGCGGCGCGCGCGTCCACCTGCTCTCCCCGACGCCGTCGCTCGCCGCCCGCGTGACGACCTACAGCAAGCTGGCGCTGGTGCCGCGGCTCCAGGCCGCCGGGGTGCGTGCGCACCTCATGGTCGGCGCGGCCGTCACCGGTCCCGGCGAGGTCACCCTGACCGACACCCTCTCCGGCGACACGAGCGTCATCACCGGCGTCTCCGCCCTCGTCGACGTCGGCCGGCCGACGGCCGAGGACGACCTCTACCGGGCCCTCGACGCAGCCCGCACCGATCTCGTCGGCGAGCGCCCCGACGGCGTGGACGTCCCCCGGGTCCACGTCGTCGGGGACGCGAACTCCCCGCGCACCGCGCTCGAGGCGGTCTTCGAGGGCCGGATCGCCGGCACCTTCCTCGGCGACACCGAGAGCGCCGCCGCGCGCGACGTCGCCTTCAGCTACTGACCTCCCCCCACGCACCCGCCCTCCCCGCTCGACACCCGTCCCGAAAGGCACCCGATGATCGACATCGAAGACCGGCTGACGCTCGACGAGCGTGCGTCCGTCGACTTCATCCTCGGCCTCCGCAAGCGCTGGAGCGACGCGGTCTACCCCGCCCTGGCGCAGGAGTTCGCGGCGACCGGTGTCGTCGCCGACAGCGTCGAGCAGGCCAACGAGACGATGCGCACCCTGCCGTCGTACCCGTGGTTCTCCCACCTCGAGCGCGTGCAGCAGAAGATGCTCTGGCGCACCGCCGGCGACGCGGTCCTGCGTCGTCGCGCCGACCTCGTCGAGGTCCTCGACTCGGCCCCGACCCACGGCCTGGGCAGCATCGAGCTGAACCCCGACCTGGACCTGCCGGGCTGGTACACCGACTACGACATCCACGTGCAGCCGGGCAGCTTCTTCTCCGACGACATGTCGGCCTACGTCTACGAGTTCGGCGCCCGCATCGTGATGCTGCGCGACAACGACGGCTACAAGTTCCACAGCCTCTTCGCCCAGACCGCGCTGCCCGACAAGCCCGAGGCGACCACGGTCGTCGACATCGGTTGCGGCTTCGGCAAGAGCACCCGCCCGCTCGTCGCGAAGTATCCCACCGCCCAGGTCGTCGGCATCGACCTCGCCTCGCCCGGCCTGCGGCTCGCCCACGCCGAGGCCGAGGCCCTCGGCCTCCCGATCGACTACGTCCAGGGCGACGGCCAGTCGACCGGTCTCGCCGACGAGAGCGTCGACGTGGTCACCGGGACGATGGTGCTCCACGAGATGCCGACCGAGGCGATCGTCGCCACGCTCACCGAGGCCGCGCGCCTGGTGAAGCCGGGCGGCGAGGTGCACTTCCTCGAGTTCATGCTCACCGGCGACCTGCTGCGCGACGCCTCGATCGTCGAGCACGCCGACCGCAACAACGAGCCGTTCTTCCGCGACCTCTTCGCCACCGACACCGTCGCCGCCCTCGAGGCCGCCGGCCTCACCGACGTCCGGTGGCGTCCCTTCGACGAGCGCAACCTCGGCGTCCGTCCGGAGGGCTGGGGAGAGCGCCCCGAGTGGCACTTCCCGTGGGCCGTGCTCTCCGCCACGAAGCCGGCCACGAAGCCGGCCACGAAGCCGGCTGGAGAGGCGGTCGCCTGATGAGCGAGGAGCTCCAGTACCTCGAGAGCCCGCAGACCGCGAAGCTGTTCGACCTCGTGCTCCAGCTGGCCACCGACCTCCACGTGACCAGCCACCGGCTGCGCGCGCTCGAGGCGCTGATGGTCCGCAAGGGCGTCCTCGCCGAGGGCGAGCTCGACCACTTCACGCCCACCGACGCCGAGACGGGCGTGCTCGACCTCGCGCGCACCGACTACATGGCGCGCCTGGTCCGGATCATCACCGAGAACGGGCCCGCCGAGCACCCGCTGCGCGAGCAGTGGAACGAGATGCTCGCCCGGAAGGCGGAGTCGTGACCAGCACCGGGACCGATCCCACCGTCGACCCCACGGTCGTCGTCGACACCTACCTCCAGCTCTGCGAGGACCGGGAGCTCGACGCGGCCTCCCGCTTCCTCGCCCCCGGCGTCCGCATGCAGTTCCCCACCGGTGTCGAGCACGCCGCCCTCGCGGACATGGTGGCGACCCCCAAGCCGTACGCCTGGGTGCGCAAGCACCGCGACCGCTTCCTCACCGGGGAGCAGGAGGGCGGCGACGTCCACGTCGTCTCCCTCGGTCGCCTCTACGGCGAGCGCCTCGACGGCACCCCCTTCGACGACGTCCGCTACGTCGACGTGTTCGTCCTCCGCGACGGGCTCATCACCGAGCAGATCGTCTGGAACGACCTGTGCGAGGCCGGCATCGGCCTCGAGCCGAGCAGCGCACGGGCGTAGCACCACCCCCTTCTCCACCCGGCTCGGAGTCTCGGACCACCAGCAGCACCCACCCCCGCACCGTCCGGCACGACCAACGAAATGAGAAAGCCATGACGCTCCGCCTCCGAGCCACCGCCGGTGTGCTCGCTGCCAGCCTCCTCCTGCTCAGCGCCTGCGGAGGGACCGACGACTCGTCCGCCTCCGACAGCGACTCCACCGACCTCACCTTCGTGATCGCCTCCGCGGTCATCGGCCCGAAGGAGGAGGTGGCGATGTACGCCGTCGCCCAGGAGATGGGCTACTTCGAGGACGAGGGCCTCAACGTCAAGACGGTCAACTCCGACGGCTCCGTGGCCGCGGTCCAGGCCGTCGGCACCGGCCAGGGCGACTTCACCGCCGCCGACACCGGCTCCATCCTCGCCGCGGTCGAGAAGAACGTCCCGGTCACCACCGTGGGCGGCCTCGTCCAGAACTGGCCGTGGGAGATCGCCACGATGCCGGGCAGCGACATCACGTCCCCCGCGGACCTCGACGGCAAGAAGATCGGCGTCATCTCGCTGGCCTCCGGGTCCGCGCCCTACGCCCGGGCGTTCGTGAAGGCCGGCGGCCTCGACCCCGAGAAGGACGTCGAGCTGCTCCCCGTCGGCGTCGGCGCCCAGGCCGCCAGCGCCCTCACCAGCGGCCAGGTCGACGCGCTCGCGCTCTACTCGCAGGCCTACTCGGTCATCGAGCTGTCCGGCACCGAGCTGGCCTACCTCGACAACCCGCCGATCTTCGACGGCATCCGCTCGCTGAGCTTCGCCGTGAACTCGAAGGCCCTCGCCGGGGACCAGGAGGCCTACGAGGGCCTGCTGCGCGCCGGCTACAAGGCGATGCTCTTCTCCGCCGAGAACCCCGAGGCGGCCATGAAGATCGGCTACAAGGTCTTCCCCGACATCCTGGCCGGCCAGAGCGAGGACGAGCGCCTCGCCGACGACGTCGCGAACCTCGAGGCGTGGCTCGCCACCGCCACCCCGACGAGCGGCTCCCCCTCGGAGTGGTCCGACTGGGGCGCCATCTCCGACGAGGACTGGACGAAGACGCAGGAGTACACCCTCGAGGCCGGCCAGATCACGGCCGAGGTCGACCTGGCGAAGGTGTGGGACGACGGCCTCCTCACCGCCGCGAACGACTTCGACGCCGCTGCGGTCATCAAGCAGGCCGACGAGTGGACGGAGTGAGCCGGCTCCACTGAGGAGACCGGGCTCACCACGACGCACACCGACGCTCACGGAAGAAGGACGACATGATCGACACCGCGCCCCAGACGACGCCCGAGGCGGTCGCCACCGGCGATTCCTCGTGGATCGCCGTCGACTCGCTCGAGAAGGTCTACCGCCCCCGGAGGTCCGCACCGACGCACGCGTTGTCGGACATCAACTTCACCGTCCGTCGTGGTGAGTTCGTCTCCGTCGTCGGGCCCTCGGGCTGCGGCAAGACCACCCTGCTGAAGATCCTGGCCGGCCTCATCCCCCGCACCGAGGGCCGGGTCGAGATCGCCGGCAGCGACGTGGTCAAGCCGCTGCCCGAGGTCGGGATGGTCTTCCAGGCCGCGACCCTGCTGCCCTGGCGGAGCATCCTGGACAACGTCCTGGTGCCCGCCGAGATCCAGAAGCTCGACAAGAAGAAGTCGCTGGCCCGTGCCAAGGAGCTGCTCGACCTGGTGGGGCTGGCGGACTTCTCCGACAAGTACCCCTTCGAGCTCAGCGGCGGCATGCAGCAGCGCGCCGGCATCGCCCGTGCGCTCGTGCACGACCCCGCCGTGCTCCTCATGGACGAGCCGTTCGGCGCGCTCGACGCGATGACACGTGAGTACATGAACGTCGAGCTGCTCCGCATCTGGAAGGACCTCGGCGCCACCATCGTGCTCGTCACGCACTCGATCCCCGAGGCGGTCTTCCTCTCCGACCGCGTCGTCGTGATGAGCCCGCGACCGGGCCGCATCGCCGAGATCATCGACATCGACATCGAGCGTCCCCGGGACCTCGGCGTGATGTCGAGCGACCAGGCCGGCGTCTACGTCGACCGCATCCGCAAGTACTTCAACGCCAGCGTCATCGATTGAGGCCCGAGATGAACACCGTGCAGCAGACCCCCGAGACCGACGCCGTGGACGCCCCCGGCACCGTCGGCACCGAGACCACCGACCCGGTCGCCCCGCAGGCCCGTCGCCGCTTCGACCTCCGCGAGCGTCCCGAGGTCGTCCTCGTCCCGCTCGTCTTCGTCGCCGTCCTGGCGATCTGGGAGGTCGGCGTCCGCGTGCTCGACGTGGAGGCCTTCGTCCTCCCGCCGCCGAGCGCGATCTGGGACAGCCTCCTGCTCCAGCTCGAGAGCGACCAGTTCTGGGGCCACGTCCGGGTCACCACCCAGGAGGCGGCCATCGGCTTCGCGATCGGCGTGGTCAGCGCGATCGTCCTCGGCACCGCGATCTCCCAGATCCGCATCGTCGAGAAGACGCTGATGCCCTACATCGTCGCCTTCCAGACGGTGCCGAAGGTCGCGCTCGCCCCGCTCTTCGTCGTCTGGTTCGGCTTCGGCCTCACCAGCAAGATCGTGATGGCCGCGGTCATCTCGTTCTTCCCGATGCTCATCAACGTCATCGAGGGGCTCCGCTCCGCCGACTCCGACCGGATCCAGATGCTCAAGGTCTTCGGCGCCGGGCGCCTCCAGGTCTTCCGCAAGGTGCAGCTGCCGAGCGCGATGCCCTTCATCTTCGCCGGCCTCGACATCGGCATCGTCTTCGCGATCCTCGGCGCGGTCGTCGGCGAGTTCATCGGCGCCCAGGAGGGCCTGGGCTACCTGCTCCTCCAGACCAACTACAACTTCGACATCGCCGGCATGTTCGCGATCCTCGTGGTGCTGTCGCTGATGGGGCTCATCGCCCACGCCGCCATCCGGCTCATCCAGAAGCGCGTCACCTTCTGGGCCGACCAGAGCCGGGTCATCGGAGCATGAGCGATCCCTTCGACTTCAGCGGCCGGGTGGCCCTCGTGACCGGGGCCGCACGCGGCATCGGCGCGGCCGTCGCCCAGCGGCTCATCGACCGCGGCGCCACCGTCGCCCTGGCCGACGTCACTCCCGCGGACGAGTGGGAGCACGAGCTCGGCCTCAGCGGGCCGCACTCGCGGCACCGGGTCGACGTACGCGACACCGCCTCGTGCGAGGCGATGGTGGCCGAGGTCGTGGCCGCCCACGGACGCATCGACCACCTCGTCAACAACGCCGGCATCGTGCGACGCGGGTCGGCCGCCGAGATGAGCGAGGAGGACTTCCAGCTGGTCCTCGACGTCAACCTCACCGGCACCTTCCGGGTCAGCGTCGCCGCCCGCGAGGCGCTCGTCGCCACGCAGGGCAGCGTCGTCAACCTGGGCTCGACCAACGGCCACGTCGCCGTGAGGAACAGCGTCGGCTACTGCGTCAGCAAGGCCGGGGTCATGCACCTCGCCCGCGTCCTGGCCCTCGAGTGGGCCGAGGACGGCATCCGCGTCAACGCCGTCGGCCCGACCATCGTGCCGACCGCGATGACCACCGACGTCCGGGCCGACGAGGCCTACATGGACGACAAGATGGCCAGCATCCCTGCCGGCCGGATGGCGACCGCCGACGACGTCGCCCACACCGTGACCTACCTCCTCAGCCCTGCCGCAGCGATGGTGACCGGCCAGACGGTCTTCGTCGACGGAGGGGTGACGATCCAGTGACAGGAGCACCCGTGCCCAGCACCGAGCCCACCAGCACGCCCGTCAGCAGCGCCGACCTCGAGGCGGTCTACGCCGCCGTCGACGCGCACCTCGACGAGTTCGTCGTCGAGCTCCAGGAGCTGTGCCGCTTCGTCAGCAAGCGCGAGGAGGTCGAGCAGATGCAGGCCACCGCCGACTTCATCGCCGGCTCGCTCGAGCGCTGGGGCGGCACGTCGCAGGTCGTGCCATGGGAGAAGTCCCATCCCTACGTCATCGGCGAGGTCGCCGGCGGCCCGGCGCGGCTGCTGCACTTCACCCACTACGACGTCGCGGTCGAGCCGACCGGTGACGACTCCGAGTGGATCGTCCCGCCCTACTCCGGCGAGGTCGTCGACGGCCGGGTCTACGCCCGGGGCGTCGCCGACGACAAGGGCGCGATCATGTCGCGCATCCACGCCGCCGCTGCGTGGAAGCTCGCCGGCCTGGAGCCGCCGGTCACCAGCCGCTACATCGTCGAGGGCAAGCAGTGGCTGCACAGCCCCGGCCTCGCGAGCTTCGTCGCCGCGCACCGCGAGCAGCTCGACGCCGACGCCGCGCTGTGGGAGAACTCCTGGCTCGACAACGACGGGCGCCTGCTGCTCAAGCTCTCCGAGAAGGGCGTGCTCTACCTCCGCCTCTCGGTGCGCACCATCAGCCGTGACCTGACCAGCCAGAACACCGCCCTGCTGCACTCGGCCACCACGCGCCTGATCGGCGCGCTCGCGGCGCTCCAGGACGACGACGGCGACTGCCGCGTGCCCGGCTTCGACGAGGGCGTCGAGGAGATGAGCCCGCGGGTGCAGGAGCTGGTCGAGGCGCTGCCCTTCGACGTCGACTTCCTGCACCGCCGCGCCGGCGTGGACTCGTTCCGCCACGGTGAGGACGCCCAGGCCGCCGCGGCCGCGATCCGCGTACGTCCCACGCTGACGATCGCGGGCATCGAGGGCGGCGACATGACGGACGACGTCACCCTCGGCATCCCGGCCACCGCCACCGCCAAGATCGAGATCCGGATGGTCGCCGGGCAGCAGCCGGAGACGGTGCTCGCGGCGGTCGAGAAGCACCTCGTCGCCGAGGGCTTCGGCGACGTCGTGGTCGAGGTGATGGCGCAGAGCATCCCCAACCGCACCGACCCCGACCACCCGTTCGTCGGCCTGGTCGCCGACGCCGCGCGCGAGGTCTACGGCACCGAGCCGCTCATCGAGCCCTACACGCAGTGGATCGGCAACCAGGGCGTCCTCGCCGGCCTCCCGATCGTCGGCGTCGGCGTCTCGCGCGCCGACTCGGGCGTCGACGGACCGAACGAGAACATCCGGATCGACGACTACCGCAACGGCATCCGCCACGTCATCGCGGTCATGGCCGCCATGTCCGCCGAGGTCGCGTCGGAAGGAGCGGGCCAGCAGTGAAGAACCTCGTCGGTCCCTCCGACCGCTCCTACGTCCGCCTCCCGTGGGGCCAGGTCCACCTGCGCTCCGCCGGCGACCCGGACGACCCGGCGCTGGTGATCCTCCACCAGTCGCCGCTGTCGTCGGCGACCTACGAGGCGGTCCTCCCGGGCCTCGCCGCCCGCGGCCTCCACGTCGTCGCGCCGGACACCCCGGGGTTCGGCATGTCCGACCCGACGCCGGGGCAGTGGAGCATCCCGGACTACGCCGCCGGTGTCCGGGCGCTGCTCGACGAGCTCGGCCTCGAGCGGGTCGTCCTGCTCGGCCAGCACACCGGCGCGGTGGTCGCGACGGAGGTCGCGATCCAGGAGCCGGCCCGCGTCCTCGGCCTGATCCACCAGGGCCTGCCGCTCTACTCCGACGAGGAGCGCGCCACCAAGAAGGCCGGCTACGCGCCGGGCTACGAGCCCGCGCTCGACGGCTCGCACCTGGCCGTCATCTGGGACCGGGTCCGGGGGCTCTACCCCGATCTCGCCGTCGACGAGGTCGACCGGCAGGTGCTGGAGTACCTCGCCACCGGACCCGACTACGGCACGGCATACCGCGCGGTCTTCGACCACCGCATCGACGTCGACGCGCTGCGTGACGTGCCCACCGCGCTGGTCCACGGCGAGCGCGACCTGGTCCACCGCTTCACCGACCAGGTCACCGCGGCGATGCCGTGGGCCGAGCTGGTGCTCGTGCCCGGCACCGACTTCCCGATGGACGAGCACCCGACCGATCTCGTCGACGCGGTCGCGACCCGCGCCCTGTCCTTCCACCAGGTCCCGACGACGGAGATGTCCGCATGAGCGCAGTGTCCGAGTCAGGGGCGAAGGTCCTCTACACCGCGAGCGTCGACGTCACCGGCGGCCGGGGTGGGCGGGCGACCTCCAGCACCGGATCGCTGGAGCTCGACCTGACCAGGCCCGCCCAGCGCGGCACCGGCGGCACCGACCCCGAGGAGCTCTTCGCGGCCGGCTACGCCGCCTGCTTCGACAGTGCGCTGCAGGTGGTCAGCCGGCGCGAGAAGGTCACCGTCGGCCCGACCACGACGACCGCGGCGGTGTCGCTGTGCACCGACGAGGACGACGTCTACTCGATCGCCGTCGAGCTGACGGTCACCGCGCCCGAGTGCGACCAGGACACCCTCGACGAGCTCCTCGAGCTGACCGACCAGACCTGCCCGTACTCCCGCGCCATCCGTGGGAACGTGCCAGTCGTGATCACGGGACTGGGACGCCGATGAAGGGGGACGGGATGACCGAGGAGCAGCTGGAGAAGGCGTCCGAGAGCAAGTCGGGGCTGCTGCGCGCCCTGTCGGTGCTCAGCCTGATCTCGGACCGGTCGCCCGAGACGCTCGGCGTCTCCACGATCGCCCGCGAGCTCGACCTGCCCAAGGCCGTCGCGCACCGCATCCTCAAGGAGTTCACCGCGGCGTCGTTCCTGGTGTTCGACGACCGCACCAAGCAGTACCGCCTCGGCCCCGACGCACTGGCCGTCGGCATGGCGGCCCTGCGCTCGCTCGACGTGCCCCGCATCGCCCGCCCACACCTCCAGTCGCTGGTCACCGAGACCAAGGAGACCGCCACCCTGTCGGTGCGCAACGGCTGGTCGCGCGTCTACGTCGACCAGATCCTCTCGCCCCACGAGATCAGGATGGCCATCTCCCTCGGCACCACCCACCCGCTCCACGCCGGCTCGTCGTCGAAGGCGATCCTGGCCCACCTCGGCGACGCCGAGGTGGAGGAGTACCTCGAGCTCTCGCGGCTCGAGCGGGTCACGTCGTCGACCATCACCGACGTCGGTGCGCTGCGCACCGAGCTCGACCGCGTGCGCGAGACGGGGTACGCCGTCAGCCTCGGTGAGCGCCAGGCCGGAGCCGGCAGCGTCGCCGCCCCCGTCCACCGGGCCTCCGGCGAGGTCTTCGGCTCGATCTCCCTGTGCGGCCCGCGCGACCGCTTCGACGCGGAGGCGTGCGAGCGCTACGGCGCCCTCGTCGCCGCCACCGCGGCGCAGATCAGCAAGGAGCTCGGCCACCGGGCCTCCGGCTCGACCAGCGGGGGAGTGGCGTCATGACCGGGCCCCTGGACGGCATCCGCGTCCTCGACGTCTCCACGATCCTCGCCGGGCCGCTGGCCTGCCAGGTGCTCGGCGACTACGGCGCCGACGTGGTCAAGGTCGAGCACCCCCGTGCCGGCGACAGCATGCGTGGCCACGGCCCGGTCAAGGACGGGGTGTCGCTGTGGTGGAAGGAGATCTCCCGCAACAAGCGCACCGTCGCCATCGACCTCGGCAAGCCCGAGGGCGCCGAGCTGCTGGTCCGGCTCGCGACGGACGCCGACGTGCTGGTGGAGAACTTCCGCCCGGGCACGTTCGAGCGCTGGGGCCTCTCGCCCGAGGTGCTGCTGGAGGCCAACCCGCGGCTGGTGCTGCTCCGGGTGAGCGGCTTCGGCCAGACCGGGCCCTACTCCCGGCGTCCCGGGTTCGGCACCCTCGCGGAGGCGATGAGCGGCTTCGCGCACCTCACCGGCGAGCCCGACGGCCCGCCGACCCTGCCCGCCTTCGGCCTCGCCGACAGCATCGCCGGCATCGCCGCCTCGTCGGCGGTCAGCATGGCCCTGCTCGCCCGCGAGCGCACCGGCCGCGGCCAGGTCATCGACATGAGCCTGCTCGCGCCGATCATGACCGCGGTCGGCCCCGGCCCCATGGCCTACCAGCAGACCGGCGCCGTCGGCATGCGGCAGGGCAACCGCTCGGTCAACAACAGCCCGCGCAACACCTATCGCACCAAGGACGACCACTGGGTCGCGATCTCGACGAGCGCGCAGGCCATCGCCGAGCGCGTGCTGACCCTGGTCGGCCACCCCGAGGTGCTCGACGAGCCGTGGTTCGCCAGCGGCCGTGACCGGGCGCAGCACGCCGACCTGCTCGACGGCTACGTCGGTGGCTGGATCGCCGAGCGGACCCGCGACGAGGTCGTCGACGCCTTCACCGAGGCCGGCGCCGCCGTCGCCCCGGTCTACGACGCCCGCGACATCTACGAGGACGAGCACGTCCGGGCCGTCGGGATGATCACGCACGTCGACGACGACGAGCTCGGCGAGCTCGCGATGCACGACGTGATGTGGGGGATGTCCGAGACCCCCGGAGAGATCCGCTTCACCGGACGCGCCCTCGGCGAGGACACCGACACGGTGCTCGCCGAGGCAGGAGTGACCACGACCGAGCTCGCTGAGCTGCGGTCCCGCGGGGTCGTCGCGTGAGCGCGACCCAGACCAAGGAACGGACTGACATGGCGACCACCCCAGCCCTCCGCACCCCCGACGCGCTGCTGACCGCGGTGCTCGAGGGCGTGCAGATCCACGACCTGGGCCGACCGCTCAGCATCGGCATGCCGCAGTCGCCCAACCACCCGGCGTACTGGCACTCCCTGCCCCGTCGCCACGGCGACATGGTGCGCGCCGACGGTGGCTCGGCCGCCAACGACCTCATCTCGATGGGCACCCACGTGGGCACCCACATCGACGCGCTCGCCCACGTCTCGCAGGACGGCAGGCTGCACGGCGGCGCCGACGCCTTCGAGGCCGGCATCGGCGGGAAGTACATGGACCACGGCGTCCACACGATCGAGCCGATGGTGCGCCGCGGCGTGCTGCTCGACGTCGGCTCCGCCCACGGTCCGGAGGGCTGCGCGGCGGGGCACGAGATCACCGTCGCCGAGCTCGAGGAGGCCGTCGAGCGCCAGGGCACCGAGGTGCGCGCCGGCGACGTCGTGCTCATCCGCAGCGGTTGGGGCCGCCACTTCGCCGACCCGGACCCGTCCGTCTACCGCGGCGCGGCCAGCGGCGTCCCCGGCGT
This genomic interval carries:
- a CDS encoding FAD-dependent oxidoreductase, giving the protein MDALLSPVAVGPLELRNRVVVPGHTTNFGVQNRPTARHAAYHAERARGGAGLIITEAIRVHPTSAGRTLSLGCFEDAAVPSYAAMVDAVHEHGAAFFAQIMHAGRQANGEATRTAAWSASPIAWSTGAATPHAMGNADLATVVDSFGAAARRMREAGFDGLEVHAGHGHLLQQFLSPATNQRTDGWGGDLDGRMRLTREVLAAATAAGLPIGLRVSADEFLDGGLGPDDVIEIVERLRADVDLAYVHVSHSAYQATWSLSTQMADMSFGHAPFRHHAALFKKALPELPVIAVCRLDSLAEAAELVDAGEADLVALARPHIADPHLVNKHRDGVAARSCLACNQGCISRVEKSLPITCLVNPEVGAEQQWNKAWLDLGDPRRRRVLVVGGGPAGLEAALSAHRAGDRVTLVERDAQLGGQVRIAAAMPHRARLGLMVTDAVRAIEDTDVEVLLGTTLTAEEILAGAWDDVVVATGSRPRRHDFGAGVPVWTSVETAGKVAALDDLTGTTVAVWDEEGDWAAASLVEGLVACGARVHLLSPTPSLAARVTTYSKLALVPRLQAAGVRAHLMVGAAVTGPGEVTLTDTLSGDTSVITGVSALVDVGRPTAEDDLYRALDAARTDLVGERPDGVDVPRVHVVGDANSPRTALEAVFEGRIAGTFLGDTESAAARDVAFSY
- a CDS encoding class I SAM-dependent methyltransferase; the protein is MIDIEDRLTLDERASVDFILGLRKRWSDAVYPALAQEFAATGVVADSVEQANETMRTLPSYPWFSHLERVQQKMLWRTAGDAVLRRRADLVEVLDSAPTHGLGSIELNPDLDLPGWYTDYDIHVQPGSFFSDDMSAYVYEFGARIVMLRDNDGYKFHSLFAQTALPDKPEATTVVDIGCGFGKSTRPLVAKYPTAQVVGIDLASPGLRLAHAEAEALGLPIDYVQGDGQSTGLADESVDVVTGTMVLHEMPTEAIVATLTEAARLVKPGGEVHFLEFMLTGDLLRDASIVEHADRNNEPFFRDLFATDTVAALEAAGLTDVRWRPFDERNLGVRPEGWGERPEWHFPWAVLSATKPATKPATKPAGEAVA
- a CDS encoding nuclear transport factor 2 family protein, with the protein product MTSTGTDPTVDPTVVVDTYLQLCEDRELDAASRFLAPGVRMQFPTGVEHAALADMVATPKPYAWVRKHRDRFLTGEQEGGDVHVVSLGRLYGERLDGTPFDDVRYVDVFVLRDGLITEQIVWNDLCEAGIGLEPSSARA
- a CDS encoding ABC transporter substrate-binding protein, with amino-acid sequence MTLRLRATAGVLAASLLLLSACGGTDDSSASDSDSTDLTFVIASAVIGPKEEVAMYAVAQEMGYFEDEGLNVKTVNSDGSVAAVQAVGTGQGDFTAADTGSILAAVEKNVPVTTVGGLVQNWPWEIATMPGSDITSPADLDGKKIGVISLASGSAPYARAFVKAGGLDPEKDVELLPVGVGAQAASALTSGQVDALALYSQAYSVIELSGTELAYLDNPPIFDGIRSLSFAVNSKALAGDQEAYEGLLRAGYKAMLFSAENPEAAMKIGYKVFPDILAGQSEDERLADDVANLEAWLATATPTSGSPSEWSDWGAISDEDWTKTQEYTLEAGQITAEVDLAKVWDDGLLTAANDFDAAAVIKQADEWTE
- a CDS encoding ABC transporter ATP-binding protein — encoded protein: MIDTAPQTTPEAVATGDSSWIAVDSLEKVYRPRRSAPTHALSDINFTVRRGEFVSVVGPSGCGKTTLLKILAGLIPRTEGRVEIAGSDVVKPLPEVGMVFQAATLLPWRSILDNVLVPAEIQKLDKKKSLARAKELLDLVGLADFSDKYPFELSGGMQQRAGIARALVHDPAVLLMDEPFGALDAMTREYMNVELLRIWKDLGATIVLVTHSIPEAVFLSDRVVVMSPRPGRIAEIIDIDIERPRDLGVMSSDQAGVYVDRIRKYFNASVID
- a CDS encoding ABC transporter permease; its protein translation is MQQTPETDAVDAPGTVGTETTDPVAPQARRRFDLRERPEVVLVPLVFVAVLAIWEVGVRVLDVEAFVLPPPSAIWDSLLLQLESDQFWGHVRVTTQEAAIGFAIGVVSAIVLGTAISQIRIVEKTLMPYIVAFQTVPKVALAPLFVVWFGFGLTSKIVMAAVISFFPMLINVIEGLRSADSDRIQMLKVFGAGRLQVFRKVQLPSAMPFIFAGLDIGIVFAILGAVVGEFIGAQEGLGYLLLQTNYNFDIAGMFAILVVLSLMGLIAHAAIRLIQKRVTFWADQSRVIGA
- a CDS encoding SDR family NAD(P)-dependent oxidoreductase translates to MSDPFDFSGRVALVTGAARGIGAAVAQRLIDRGATVALADVTPADEWEHELGLSGPHSRHRVDVRDTASCEAMVAEVVAAHGRIDHLVNNAGIVRRGSAAEMSEEDFQLVLDVNLTGTFRVSVAAREALVATQGSVVNLGSTNGHVAVRNSVGYCVSKAGVMHLARVLALEWAEDGIRVNAVGPTIVPTAMTTDVRADEAYMDDKMASIPAGRMATADDVAHTVTYLLSPAAAMVTGQTVFVDGGVTIQ